GTTGCCGAGCATCATCAGCCAGGAGTAGAGAGCTTTTGTGGGGGGAAGAAGTATTTCAGATAATATTTTGCTGGCTCAGAAAATGATGGGGGATCTACAGCAAGCCCTGAAGAGACAGAGCTTGATAGCAGTGAAGTTGGACATGGAGCGTGCTTATGATAGAATTTGGTGGGGTTTTCTCAGGTGTGCATTGGAGAGCTTTAGTTTCCATCAGACTTGGATTCATTCGGTTCTAGGTTGTGTACAGGGGCCAAGCTTCTCCATTTTGGTCAACGGCATGTCGTCGGCTTTCTTTCAGTCTACCTTGGGGCTCCATCAGAGATATCCCCTATCTCTATACTTATTTATCATTTGCTCTGTGTGCTTTTCTGTGCTTTGCATGTAGCTTGTGGGAATCGGGAGCTAGCGGCCTATGTTCCAACCCCGAGCGCCCGTCCCATCTCTCACTTGTTTTTTGTAGACGACTGCCTCCTACTTGCCAGGGCGAGGACGAGGGACACACGAGCCCTCCAAGACATGTTGACAGAGTATTGTGCAGCATCCGGGCAGAGATTCAGAACGATCCTAGGGATGCAGGAGCAGGAGAGGGCGTTGAGCTATCTTGGGGTTCCCCTCACAGGGAGAAGGTTGCGGGTGGCGGAGTGTTCCGATTTGGTGCAGAGGGTGGAAGGCATCCTCACTCTCCATGACGGGTAGATTGACGCTGATTAGGTCAGTTCTGTGCTCCATGCCCATTTATCTTATGGCCCATACTTTTGTGTCGAAGATAGTGCTAGTGGGGATTGAGCGGCTTATGCGGAGTTTCTTTTGGGGTTTGCTTGGGGGGCCACGAGGCACATTTGGTGGCTTGGGAGAGTTTTTATGTCGCAGCGCGAGGGTGGTTTGGGGGTGCAGTCATTTTTGGAGAGGCACGAGGCACTCCTGGCATGTCAGGCGGTGCATTTTGTTTTAGATCTGCAAGGCCTTTAGAGTCAGGTTATGATGACTAGATATGGTCAGGCAGGGGCTGTTGGGCTGGCTCCTGGCAGCTGGAGGTGCTCTTTCATGTGGCGTGAGTTTGGGAGGTATCTGCCTATAGCTCTAGCACATTTCAGGTCGCTGATTGGCGACGGACGGAGCATCGATGTGATAGAGGATCCGTAGGTGGATGCACTTCCACTGAAACTATGCCCGACGATGATCAGTGATGAGGTGGCGGCTGGGCTTCGAGTGTGTGACCTTGTTAGGCCGGGGGAGGCGGAGTGGGACAGTATTAGACTAGGCCAGTTGTTTGGGGAGCACTTAGCAGAGTGGGTTCAGTCGCTCCCAGTTTCGGGTTCTGCAGGGCCAGATGTCAGGGTTTAGAGCACTCTTTGCAGAGCTAGTGTTAGGGTTGGTGATGTTTCTCGGATTCTCCAGCGGGAGTCGGAGCCGGGCCTGGATTGTGGCTGAGTATGAAGGTTTGAGTTACACTAGAGGGTTACTTTGTTtctctggaaggtggcctgggagTGTCTGCCGACGAGCTTAGTATTGAGTAGACGAGGAGTAAGCATATCTTTCTAGTTCCTGGATTGCAGGGTGGACGAGTTGGTGGACCATGTGCTATTCTAGTGTGTGTGGGCGAGTGGAGCTTGGATTCTGTCTGGGGTGCCGCGGGATGCTTGGAGCTGAGGGAATCTTTCCTGGAGGCTGTTCATCGATGGTTTAGTATCCCTCAGATGCGTCGAGTGGCTATTAGGGCGTCTTATACAACTTATTAGGTATGGCTGGCCAGGAACACTCGAGTCTTTGGCGAACATAATCCGTCCCCGTGGTCCATGATAGAGCATGCTCGGGCACAAGCGAATAGAGATCATTTATGCAGGCTTAGATTATaaacctttgatagctcgggacatctaGGACCTTCGTTCTGCTTCGGCAGCTTTTCACAGGATATTTTTTTACCTAAGAGTCTCCACCCTCGAGTTTTtttaggtcaattttgatggctctaTCTTGGATGGAGCACTACAGGAAAAGTCGGTTTTACCGACgaatttttgccgacgctttttacaagcgtcggcaaGTTTCGGTCTATTGTCAAAATTTGCCGACACttgtaaaagcgtcggcaaaagacaacgctaaaaagcgtcggtgCAGTCTCGGAcctaagacgacgctaaaaagcgtcgtcggaagccaacGCACCTACTTTCCAACCCTCTTCTGAccatccctcctccctcctctctccggGTTTCCGATTTCCCGGCCACCGCCCTCCTCTCTCTATTTAACTAGTTGTATTACCCACATCTCTCTCGCCCTCctcgtcttctctctctctctaacccaTCAACGGTGCCTTCTCATCATCATCAACCCCCCTCCCTAACCCCCTCCGGATTCAAGAAGCAGAGGCTCCGGCGATGATGTCTTCGCCCGCCTCTTCGCCGCCTCCTTGGATCCCGACTTCGCCCCTCTCTCCCCCGAACCGCGGATCCTCAAGTCCCGCCTCGTCGCCGGCGAGACCCTCTACGGCCTTTTCCTCCTGCGCTCCTCCCCGACCCTCGCCGAGATCGCCGGCCTCGCCGGCTACGACTACGGGGTCGTCGACATGGAGCACGGCTCTGGCGGCATCGCCGAGGCCCTCCCCTGCCTCCGCGCCCTCGCCGCCGCCCGCACCCCAGCCATCCTCCGCCGAGGCCCTCCCCTGCATTATCctatcatttatttatttataattgcaTTACATTTATTATCACTGTTTTTACTTCCAGATTTGAGAGAAGATGCATgaattctttattttattagattataaacctttgatagctcgggacatctaGGACCTTCGTTCTGCTTCGGCAGCTTTTCACAGGATATTTTTTTACCTAAGAGTCTCCACCCTCGAGTTTTtttaggtcaattttgatggctctaTCTTGGATGGAGCACTACAGGAAAAGTCGGTTTTACCGACgcatttttgccgacgctttttacaagcgtcggcaaGTTTCGGTCTATTGTCAAAATTTGCCGACACttgtaaaagcgtcggcaaaagacgacgctaaaaagcgtcggtgCAGTCTCGGAcctaagacgacgctaaaaagcgtcgtcggaagccaacGCACCTACTTCCCAACCCTCTTCTGAccatccctcctccctcctccctcctccctcctctctccggGTTTCCGATTTCCCGGCCACCGCCCTCCTCTCTCTATTTAACTAGTTGTATTACCCACATCTCTCTCGCCCTCctcgtcttctctctctctctaacccaTCAACGGTGCCTTCTCATCATCATCAACCCCCCTCCCTAACCCCCTCCGGATTCAAGAAGCAGAGGCTCCGGCGATGATGTCTTCGCCCGCCTCTTCGCCGCCTCCTTGGATCCCGACTTCGCCCCTCTCTCCCCCGAACCGCGGATCCTCAAGTCCCGCCTCGTCGCCGGCGAGACCctctacggcctcttcctcctgcgCTCCTCCCCGACCCTCGCCGAGATCGCCGGCCTCGCCGGCTACGACTACGGGGTCGTCGACATGGAGCACGGCTCTGGCGGCATCGCCGAGGCCCTCCCCTGCCTCCGCGCCCTCGCCGCCGCCCGCACCCCAGCCATCCTCCGCCGAGGCCCTCCCCTGCATTATCccatcatttatttatttataattgcaTTACATTTATTATCACTGTTTTTACTTCCAGATTTGAGAGAAGATGCATgaattctttattttattttattttattttttctgttgGTAATCCAACCTCTTTGTCTTTCTCCGATTTCGATTAGGGTTGTGAAGCAATTATCTTTTCTAAACCCCTTTTGGTACGACATATTGTTGGTCTGAGGAACATGATAGATATGCTTCATTAGCCCTGATATTTTGTGTTGTCTTTGGCTTCAGACCTTCTTGAATTAAAGGAAGTTGCATTTCTTTGATTATGGGAAGCGTTTCTTGAAATCTTAGCTTTGCCTGCGTTAAGGGAAGAAGGGGCATCTCAACAGCCAGACCTTTTTGAATTAAAGAAGTCGCATTTCTTTGATTATGGAAAGCGTCTCTTGAAATCTTACATTAACAGGAAAAGCATGGTTCCAAAATGGCCTTCTTAGATGGTAACCCTCCTGAGAGGCTATGCATGCCAATTGTTGATCACATTCAGTCATTGGGTGGTGAAGTCCAACTAAATTCACGTATACAAAAAGTTGAACTGAACTGTGACGGAACCGTGAAACACTTTGTGCTCACCAATGGAAATATTATCAGTGGCGGTGTTTATGTTATTGCCACTCCTGGTATAAACTTATCCTGCAGTGATCCCTAATGAATGAATTGTATTTTTGCTTGTGCCCACCATGACTTTTTACTCTGTTGCATCAGTTGATATCTTGAAGCTTCTTTTGCCTCAAGAGTGGAGGGAAATTTCATACTTTAAGAAGCTGGACAAATTAGTGGGAGTTCCGGTGATTAATGTTCATATATGGTTGGTCGAATTCTCCTGAACTTAGGCTTCATTTTTCTTGTTGGATATTTTTACATCTTCATAAGTAGTTGAGCCACTCAATTTCCTTATTGTCTTTATGTTTTCTTGACTTGATGATTAAATAGAATGCTATCTGATAAGATTCTTATGTTATAATTATTTCCCCCCTTTTTCCAGGTTTGACAGGAAACTAAAGAACAATTATGATCATCTTCTTTCCAGCAGGTCATGCTCAAATTATTCCAtcaagatttattttttttttaaaaaatagcaatcccgacgctttaaagcgtcggccaaaagagatttgccgacgctttaaagcatcagcAGGTCCTGCTCACATTATTCCAtcaagatttattttttttaaaaaatagcaatcccgacactttaaagcgtcggccaaAAGAGctttccgacgctttaaagcgtcggcgaaaactTGGTCTttatcgacgctttaaagcgtcggtaaaaacaggtttcccgacgctttaaagcgtcggcgaaaacgCAATCAGGATTAGGCTttatcgacgctttaaagcgtcgggaaagaaCTTTTGGCCGACGCTTTcattagcgtcggcaaatccctgtttttgccgacgttttctcttagcgtcggcaaaaaccgtacccacgcccacctgcccgacgtctgacccacgctttgggacgcgtgggctgggaattcgccgacgcttataagcgtcggtagagacaaaaaaaagcgCCGGGAGTTATTTCTTCTTTAGTAGTGGAGGTAGGAGGATAGGGGCTGGATTTGTCATCAGGGGCCCAAGTTCTACGGTAGTGGCAGCGGAGGACTGTCAGATCTTCGACATCTCAATTCTTGGAGCAGAGTTGCAGGCGGCTTGGATGGACTTGCATTATACGCGGCAGGTGCTTTAGGCTACTTCAATTCTATTGGAGGGTGATTCAGCCACTGTGATCAGTTGGGTCCGAGGAGACCCAAGCAGTGATGGAGGGGTTCGACCCCTGCTCCGAGATATTTAGGTGATGGTGAGAGAGGAAGTGACATTTTCGGCTATGCATGTATTCTATGTGGGCAATAGGACGGTGGACTGGATGACTGCATATGTAGCGAATAGCGTACCACTCAGGAGGCACCCTGTGGGCTGGGAAGGAGAGTTGTCCGGACACTTTGGGATCTGTTATTTGCCGATTCTATTAGGTGTATTCATACTCGTGATGTATGAAAGAcccgtttcagcaaaaaaaaaaaaaaaaaaaaaaaagggagagaaagtaTACATGCTTCTTCCTTTATAAAATAGATTGACTTCTTATGGTAATAACCCCAACAAAAGGCATTTTTGTACATATACCCTTAAATTAGCTGCATTAATAAGTAATCATTTAAAATAGTTATTTATTAACATCATAAACCAAAAATTAAATAAGAGGACACCATTGCGAAAATAGAATAGTTTGAtaggtatatatgtaaatagtGATTTTTAGGAAGGGGTAACTAAAATGGCAACATGCCCTTGAAAAGGCCAACAAATCTTTTGACTAATTTGTGGATGGAGATGCATATAGCCGTTGGTCCTCAAAAGGATAGAGGCTTTACCACAAATCTATTGTAACTCGGTAGAGAAGATGAATCCCCCTCTGCTTCTCCAAGGATCAAACAAGAGAACACGACTTACTAATGGGGAAAATAGAATAAAAGAGATCCGCCATTAGGAAGGAGAATCAAAACAGAAATGATTAAATTAAATCCTATACGTACAGCTGTTTTAAGCAAAGAGACTAGAAAGGCCTAAGAGTGCATGAATGAGGATGACTGAGATTTGTTCCGACAAGGTTTCCATCATAGACTATAAAAGAAATGTTTGAAACTCAAATAAATCTGAAGGCAAGTGCTGTGACAACATGGTATAAGGCTCAATACATCAGTGTACGGACGCTGACAAGAGTCAATGGTGGCGCAAGCTTCATAAATTAAGCCAAAGAGATGGGATGATCTCTGCCAATAAACATTACAGTCACAGTCACAAttgtagccaaaaaaaaaaaaaaattacagtcACAAGAGATGAAGCgcatattcaaaaataaaaaactaataGATCTTACGTAAATAAAAAATGCAAAGTAATAAGCATGGAACAATTTTAAAGGATTGACGAGAATTGTTCTATGATTTATATAGAACACTCATAGATATTTCTGTTTTAAGTAAAATCTTCTTTGCCTTTATTGCTCATGAGGCCTGGACAAGGCAATAACATCACCTAAGGCAAGAATTTACTCGGAGTCATATGTCACTATGGTAATAATTCACACCCAGTATCTTTCAGGCTGCCTCTAGTTCCTCACAAAGCCAAACATTACTACATAAATATGAATGTCAAATCATCTTTCAATGtaaaatgctgatttttatcTGGTGctgcacgcacgcacgcacaaACATTGCCATATAAATGTGAATGGCCAATCATCTTCTCAACGTGAAATGCTGATTTCTATCTGGTGCATATGCATGCGCACACAAGCAAGCGGTCAACCAGAGAATTGCCCTAATGTTTTAATGCATCAAATTTACAAACAGTACTAGTATCTAAGACAATCTTCAGATGCCACAAATGTCAATACCAAAAGCAAGCAGCTCTCTGCGAGCCGCTATTCGTCCTGCATTTCCGCACATCAATACTCTACTAATTGTAAAATAAGAAAGTAAAGGGTTCTGAAGGATGTTTCTTGATACTTCTTTATTGGGAGATGTGCTGCTACCTGAGAGGTCCATAAGCAATTTCAGCGCTTGTTACTCCTATGAGTTTGGTGCCTCCATTTTGCCGGATTGCTGGACAGTCGAAATCTTTTGCCTCCAGTTGGAGTACCCACCATGGAATGGACCACTCGTAGTTGCTTTGCACTTGTCAAAAGCCTCGACACACAATGCGCCTTCGCCCTCTGAACTCCACTTACTTGAACACGACTCCACTGGCTCGTCCATAGATTCTACTGCGAGGAAATCAAAGCCCTTATCTTTTGGAGGCGAAAATGAACTCTCTAAGTTCCAGGCTCTGGTTCTTTTAGGAGAAGGATCGTAGAACTTGCTCTCATCACAGGAACTGCTTGACCCCACATCCTCAACCTCATTATTCCATGCGTCCTCTGCACCTAAGGATGGAGAAGAAGGCAGCCCCAGGCGCAGTGACAAATCACAACAAATGTGTGGTGGATTCTCAGATGCTTTTATGAAGTTCGAAACTTGCTTCAAAGAATCCATGGTGCTTCTGCTACCAGGAACGTTCTGCATAGAGCCTGCCTCAGCCTTGGCGAGGGACAGAACATCAGGCATCATGGGTGTGACCGTGCTACAAAAGAGGTCCTGAGGCCTCTGATGAGATAACTGCGCAACTGTTTTGGGTTGGTTGTGGCTGTAGTACAGGGGATACACATGACCCAAACTCGGGCAAGTATAGGTATTCATTGGGTTCGGCATTCTATCTTGGCAAGAGAGTAGAGAATGCTTGGAGGTATAATGGAGACTGGAATTAGCTATGGTGAAGGAATCTTCATGCTCATGAGAGGCATCAGGGTTGACAGACTTGGCCTCGGGAATGCCAGGATGTACAACGGTGGGCTTTATGAAGGCGGAGCCCCAGGATGCAAACTGAGAAGCGGAAACGTGGTCAAGAGGAGGTGATGGTGCCAACCGATGGCCAGAAGATCCTATGCGAGActtcttgttgttgttgttgtcgtCGTCGTCCGGGAGCTTAAGAGGGGCAGCGATGACATCTTTGATGGTGGAGCTCAAATAGCCGCCATGGTTGCTGTGTCGCTGGCTCCTTGAAGTTCTTATGGGAATGCAGCCCAGATTAAGCGCCGCTGAGGCGTGGGGATGTAGCAGAGAAAGAGAACAAGGAGacagaagaagggaggaaggaacaaaaaaaaaaaaacaaaaaaaaaacaaagaaagaaacattATTCCACGATCATCTTCGATCTAAATCGACAATTGCCGTGCGCGCAGGCGCGCGTGAGTGGGCGTGGGGGCGGTGAGCACGAGAATGAGTGCTCTCGTGCTTCGATATGTTGTGTTTGGAAGGGTAAATTGAATCAAAGGAGGAACCTGACCTCCTCAACCGTCCCATTTTCCCCAACATAGATTTCTCCATGAAGCAGGATTCAAGTAGGAAGAAGGCACAGGATTTCAGAGGAAAACCAAATCACATCATTGAGAAGGAAGGAGGCCCAGGATTGAACATTTGCCTTATGTTGTGTTCTTCTTTAAGCAACGGAAAGGAATGGCAATTCGCACATCACATCACTGAGACGAGATGTTGGTGGTGAGGAGGTGATACCTTCTATGCAGGGCTGCAAGAGGTCTCCGCTCTCCGTAGTTTCATCCTTGCGAATGATGGTGTCGATGGCGTCGTTAGCTCGGTCGCGCAGCGTCTTCAGGTCCATGTATTCTGCCTGCAAACAAACGCACCATCACCAGCAGCACCACTATGAGCaaacccttctcctcctcccagtCAGTCAGTGGGGGTTGGCGATGTCGGCAAACGAAGGGGCGgggcagcgggggagaggcgaagagatggaggggggggggggggggggaggggggaaacggaggaagaggaggaagaagaaggggccaGGAACAAACCTCGGAGTTGGCTTTGGAGTACATAATCTCCTCGGCCTTGAGAACGACGAAGGGGAGCTTCTCCTGCCATTCCTTGTTCTTGCGGGTGGCGGGACTGTGTACTTCGTTCGCCACCCTGATGAGTGATGGGCATCAgtgaaacaaaataaaaataaaaacagaaataGAAAGTAAAACCGCAACAATCAGCCCATCACCGCCGCCAACACAACCACGCGCTCTGATGTCGGTGGTGGAGGCAATCGGGAACGAATTCGATGAAAAGAATAACCGGTAGTGGGGAGAGAGAGCGGAACCTGAAGATTTCTTGGATGAGAGATCCTCTAATGGGCTGGTGCCTGTCGCTGTGCCAGGCGCGCCTCACACACTCATATGGCCTAGGTCCTGGTCTCGGCATTTCCCGCTCCCTACCTTAATCCTGCAACACGCCCACCCCCTACTCAATCTCGTGAGCAATCGATCAAATGATTGGAGCAAGAAAGCCgcagcgagcgagcgagcgagagagaaaATGATGCTTTTAGAAAGGGGAAAGGGCAAGAGAGAGCTACCATCCACCTCACCTTTCCTTTTTCGCCCTCAGTCCCGACAAATCCAAGCCCGCCGATCCGATAAGCCTTCCTTCCCTCCCTTCCCCCGACGCTTACCCTCCGGTGGTTCTGCAAGGCTGCCCCCGAGGGATGGTTGGAGGGATTTAATGCACCCCCGCACAACCCCACCCACAACCACACCGGAAGAGAGCGAGAGCCTGAGAGGGCAAGAGCTGGAATCCGTGGCCGTGGGCGAGCAAGGGTTGGGGTGATGGGTCTGGTGGGTGCGGGCGGCCCGTCGTTTGCTGGCCCAAGACAGCAGTTCCGTCTATAAAACGCCTTATTGATCCAATTCAAACGGTATAAAACATACTACATTATATTGATTCTATAACCATATTTGATATAGGTAAACATTCAAtacgccaaaaaaaaattatatactaGTATGGCATCGGCGAAACTTGATTCCGTCTTTCATTGCGGGCTCGGACATTTTTAGATTATATCTTTAGAGTATATTGTTGAACTTTTTGGTTTTGTCGGACACCCTATTTGCAAAATTAGACTTTTTTTCtacataaaaattaaaagcaaGCCTGCTGATCAGTGGGAGAAACAGCTTATGAATTATTTTCATcttaggaaggaaaaaaaaaaaagcttgtgaAATAGTTTAACCTGGTGGTACGATGTTAGCAAGCAAATATGGTTGCTCAATCCTTGATTCATAGAATGTCCATTGAAAAGT
This portion of the Phoenix dactylifera cultivar Barhee BC4 chromosome 11, palm_55x_up_171113_PBpolish2nd_filt_p, whole genome shotgun sequence genome encodes:
- the LOC103724277 gene encoding 15-cis-phytoene desaturase, chloroplastic/chromoplastic-like, whose product is MAFLDGNPPERLCMPIVDHIQSLGGEVQLNSRIQKVELNCDGTVKHFVLTNGNIISGGVYVIATPVDILKLLLPQEWREISYFKKLDKLVGVPVINVHIWFDRKLKNNYDHLLSSRSCSNYSIKIYFFFKK
- the LOC103721416 gene encoding uncharacterized protein LOC103721416; translated protein: MPRPGPRPYECVRRAWHSDRHQPIRGSLIQEIFRVANEVHSPATRKNKEWQEKLPFVVLKAEEIMYSKANSEAEYMDLKTLRDRANDAIDTIIRKDETTESGDLLQPCIEAALNLGCIPIRTSRSQRHSNHGGYLSSTIKDVIAAPLKLPDDDDNNNNKKSRIGSSGHRLAPSPPLDHVSASQFASWGSAFIKPTVVHPGIPEAKSVNPDASHEHEDSFTIANSSLHYTSKHSLLSCQDRMPNPMNTYTCPSLGHVYPLYYSHNQPKTVAQLSHQRPQDLFCSTVTPMMPDVLSLAKAEAGSMQNVPGSRSTMDSLKQVSNFIKASENPPHICCDLSLRLGLPSSPSLGAEDAWNNEVEDVGSSSSCDESKFYDPSPKRTRAWNLESSFSPPKDKGFDFLAVESMDEPVESCSSKWSSEGEGALCVEAFDKCKATTSGPFHGGYSNWRQKISTVQQSGKMEAPNS